Proteins co-encoded in one Abyssibacter profundi genomic window:
- the lpxC gene encoding UDP-3-O-acyl-N-acetylglucosamine deacetylase — translation MLKQRTVQHPIRATGVGLHTGKKVYMAIRPAPADFGIVFRRVDLDGAPELKADAHAVTDTTLNTTLEGNGTKVSTVEHLMSALAGLGIDNALIELSAPEVPIMDGSAGPFVFLVQSAGILEQDAPKRFIRVKKPVQVTEDDKWARFDPHDGFKVSFGIDFEHPVFASSQQHATIDFSTTSYVKEVSRARTFGFMRDVEYLRANNLALGASLDNAVALDEYRVLNNDGLRYQDEFVRHKILDAIGDLYLMGHNLIGAFTGYKSGHALNNKLLRGLIAQPDAWEMVTFERPEQRAPIIYSPRPATAAA, via the coding sequence ATGTTGAAGCAACGAACTGTGCAACACCCGATTCGCGCCACCGGCGTGGGTTTGCACACGGGCAAAAAGGTGTACATGGCGATCCGCCCCGCCCCGGCGGACTTCGGCATTGTGTTTCGGCGCGTGGACCTCGACGGCGCGCCGGAACTCAAGGCAGATGCCCATGCAGTGACCGACACGACGCTGAACACCACGCTGGAAGGCAACGGCACCAAGGTGTCGACTGTCGAACATCTCATGTCAGCCCTCGCGGGTCTGGGGATCGACAATGCGCTGATCGAATTGTCGGCTCCCGAGGTTCCGATCATGGACGGCAGTGCAGGGCCTTTTGTTTTTCTGGTCCAGTCCGCCGGCATTCTCGAACAGGATGCGCCCAAACGATTCATCCGCGTGAAGAAGCCTGTCCAGGTCACAGAAGATGACAAATGGGCGCGCTTTGATCCGCATGATGGTTTCAAGGTCAGCTTCGGCATCGACTTTGAACATCCCGTGTTCGCGTCGAGTCAGCAGCACGCCACCATCGATTTTTCCACGACCTCGTACGTCAAAGAGGTCTCCCGCGCGCGGACCTTCGGTTTCATGCGCGACGTGGAGTACCTGCGAGCCAATAATCTGGCCCTGGGTGCGAGCCTGGACAATGCGGTGGCACTGGACGAGTACCGCGTCCTCAATAACGACGGACTGCGTTACCAAGATGAGTTCGTGCGGCACAAGATTCTTGACGCCATCGGGGACTTGTACCTGATGGGGCACAACCTGATTGGCGCATTCACCGGCTACAAGTCGGGGCATGCCCTGAACAACAAATTGTTACGCGGGTTGATCGCGCAGCCAGATGCCTGGGAGATGGTGACATTCGAGCGCCCGGAACAGCGTGCGCCCATCATCTATTCACCGCGTCCGGCAACGGCTGCGGCTTAG
- a CDS encoding DciA family protein, giving the protein MNRVTVAQSAAASHGLRGSNCQRRDRPSLLSITISSMSYRFGRRARSLADRIRSDRSPLRDWSRSAVQTSYLQDQLEQRLPASLASRVRFVRMDQTTAVLAVASPAWATRIRQHRAALRHIVESSLGRPCTDIRLCIIPVQAAIRPSHEPVKTQTRHIDTMRRLSKSTSNAKLAAALRRLVQQLENAD; this is encoded by the coding sequence ATGAACAGGGTCACCGTGGCACAAAGCGCCGCCGCCAGCCACGGACTACGCGGATCAAATTGCCAGCGCCGTGACCGGCCCAGCTTGTTGTCGATTACAATTAGTTCCATGTCTTACCGCTTCGGTCGTCGCGCCCGATCTCTTGCGGATCGCATCCGGTCCGACCGTTCCCCCCTTCGGGATTGGTCTCGGTCTGCCGTGCAGACCTCGTATCTTCAGGATCAGCTGGAACAACGCCTCCCCGCGTCGCTAGCCAGCCGCGTCAGATTCGTTCGCATGGATCAGACGACAGCCGTCCTGGCCGTCGCTTCACCCGCTTGGGCAACCCGCATCCGACAGCACCGCGCTGCATTGCGGCACATCGTCGAATCGTCGTTGGGTCGCCCCTGCACAGATATACGACTTTGCATCATTCCGGTGCAAGCCGCTATCCGGCCGAGTCACGAACCTGTCAAAACTCAAACCCGGCACATCGACACGATGCGCCGGCTCTCCAAAAGCACGAGCAATGCCAAACTCGCCGCCGCATTGCGCCGACTGGTCCAACAGCTCGAAAACGCAGACTAA
- the ftsZ gene encoding cell division protein FtsZ encodes MFELIEHQPNRPVIKVMGIGGGGTNTVNQMVEAGIQGVEFICANTDVQHLDACSADTILQLGSTVTRGLGAGADPEVGRAAALEDRERIRETIEGSDMLFITAGMGGGTGTGAAPVVAEIARELEILTVAVVTKPFPFERKKRMDVAGRGIEALEDLVNSLIVIPNEKLLSVLGKSVTVKNAFKSANDVLHNAVQGIAELITAGGLINVDFADVRKVMSIPGMAMMGIGRSSGEDRAREAAETALASPLLDELTLTGAEGVLVNITAGDDLTMFEFQVVNEVIGEMAADSAEVIVGTALDPDMGDELRVTVVATGLGGNQKAQSFEDHEVVTPISRDGGGQVKYNDLEKPTYIRREKKARRLDDLSDLDIEVLDVPAFLRNQAD; translated from the coding sequence ATCTTTGAACTCATCGAACACCAGCCGAATCGTCCAGTCATTAAGGTGATGGGCATCGGCGGCGGCGGCACCAACACGGTCAACCAGATGGTTGAGGCCGGAATTCAGGGTGTCGAATTCATCTGCGCCAACACGGACGTGCAGCATCTGGACGCCTGCTCGGCCGACACCATCCTGCAACTGGGTTCCACGGTTACCCGGGGCCTGGGTGCCGGAGCCGACCCTGAAGTGGGGCGCGCGGCAGCATTGGAAGATCGCGAGCGCATTCGCGAGACGATCGAAGGCTCCGACATGCTGTTCATCACCGCCGGCATGGGCGGTGGCACCGGTACCGGGGCGGCTCCGGTGGTTGCGGAAATCGCACGCGAACTGGAAATCCTGACCGTTGCGGTCGTCACCAAGCCGTTCCCGTTCGAGCGCAAGAAGCGCATGGACGTGGCCGGTCGCGGCATCGAGGCACTGGAAGATCTGGTGAACTCGCTGATCGTGATTCCGAACGAGAAGCTGCTGTCCGTGCTGGGCAAGAGCGTGACCGTCAAGAACGCCTTCAAGTCGGCCAACGATGTGCTACACAACGCGGTCCAGGGTATCGCCGAGCTGATTACGGCAGGCGGCCTGATCAACGTCGACTTTGCCGACGTGCGAAAGGTGATGTCCATTCCGGGCATGGCCATGATGGGGATCGGTCGCTCCAGCGGCGAGGATCGCGCCCGGGAAGCCGCCGAGACCGCGCTGGCCAGTCCGTTGCTGGACGAGCTGACACTCACCGGGGCCGAAGGCGTGCTGGTCAACATCACCGCTGGCGACGATTTGACCATGTTCGAATTCCAGGTGGTGAACGAAGTGATTGGCGAAATGGCAGCCGACTCGGCCGAGGTCATTGTCGGTACCGCACTGGATCCGGATATGGGTGATGAACTGCGGGTGACCGTGGTTGCCACCGGTCTTGGGGGTAACCAGAAGGCCCAGTCCTTCGAAGATCACGAGGTGGTCACGCCCATCAGTCGCGACGGGGGCGGGCAGGTCAAGTACAACGACCTTGAGAAGCCCACCTACATCCGCCGCGAAAAGAAGGCGCGTCGCTTGGATGATCTGTCGGATCTGGACATCGAGGTGCTGGACGTGCCGGCGTTTCTGCGGAACCAGGCGGACTAA